Proteins encoded together in one Stigmatella aurantiaca window:
- a CDS encoding ABC transporter permease, protein MSAWKADFRLLIRAPLSAGALLLLFLLASLAVAAGLAATARQEALIGRVEAAQQQDLVSVAKDYAKPGGDAGSAAYYTFHLTSDPPSPLAFAALGQRDVQPYVLRVRLLGLQSQLYESETLNPELALPGAFDFAFVLTYLVPLVLIALMHDLVSGEREAGRLRLLVSLPASGAGVWVRRSVLRYLLVLGALLVPLAAGAVWSGAPVAGTFAIALTAALYGAFWMGLALWVTARGRSSAANGATLVGCWIVLTLLVPALGNAVISRAIPMAKGVDLTLAQRERVHRAWDIPKEDTFRPFFAKHPEWRDTPPVTGRFHWKWYYAMHEVGDDGVAAEAADYRQSLMAREAWTARLGWLLPAAAVQTVLHRAADSDLRAHLAYQGSIERFHTQLRGYYYPYLFQERPFEKADFEQTPRYPPRPSSASLPISSMLGLLVLAALAAGAAVTGVRTLSPSAARE, encoded by the coding sequence ATGAGTGCCTGGAAAGCAGACTTCCGGTTGTTGATCCGGGCGCCGTTGAGCGCGGGCGCGCTCCTGCTCCTGTTCCTCCTGGCCTCCCTGGCGGTGGCCGCGGGCCTGGCGGCCACCGCCCGGCAGGAGGCCCTCATCGGCCGGGTGGAGGCTGCCCAGCAGCAGGATCTGGTCTCGGTGGCCAAGGACTACGCCAAGCCCGGCGGGGACGCGGGCTCCGCCGCCTATTACACCTTCCACCTCACGTCGGATCCGCCGTCCCCCCTGGCCTTCGCGGCCCTCGGGCAGCGGGATGTGCAGCCCTATGTCCTGCGGGTGCGGCTGCTCGGCCTGCAATCCCAGCTCTACGAGTCCGAGACCTTGAACCCGGAGCTGGCGCTCCCGGGTGCCTTCGACTTCGCCTTCGTGCTGACCTACCTGGTGCCCCTGGTCCTCATCGCCCTGATGCACGACCTGGTGTCGGGCGAACGGGAGGCCGGGCGGCTCCGGCTCCTGGTCTCCTTGCCGGCCTCTGGCGCCGGGGTGTGGGTGCGCCGCAGCGTCCTGCGCTACCTGCTGGTCCTGGGCGCCCTGCTGGTGCCGCTCGCGGCCGGTGCGGTGTGGAGCGGAGCCCCGGTGGCGGGGACCTTCGCGATCGCCCTGACCGCGGCGCTCTATGGGGCGTTCTGGATGGGGCTGGCGCTGTGGGTCACCGCCCGGGGCCGGAGCTCGGCGGCCAATGGCGCCACGTTGGTGGGCTGCTGGATCGTCCTGACCCTGCTGGTGCCCGCGCTGGGCAACGCCGTGATTTCCCGCGCCATCCCCATGGCCAAGGGCGTTGACTTGACCCTGGCCCAGCGGGAGCGGGTCCACCGCGCCTGGGACATTCCCAAGGAGGACACCTTCCGTCCCTTCTTCGCCAAGCATCCCGAGTGGCGAGACACGCCACCAGTCACAGGCCGCTTCCATTGGAAGTGGTACTACGCCATGCACGAGGTGGGCGACGATGGGGTTGCCGCCGAGGCCGCGGACTACCGCCAGAGCCTGATGGCCCGCGAGGCATGGACGGCCCGCCTCGGCTGGCTCCTGCCAGCGGCCGCCGTGCAGACGGTCCTTCACCGGGCCGCGGACAGCGACCTGCGGGCCCACCTGGCGTACCAGGGCAGCATCGAGCGGTTTCACACGCAACTGCGCGGCTATTACTACCCGTACCTGTTCCAGGAGCGGCCTTTCGAGAAGGCCGACTTCGAGCAGACGCCCCGCTACCCACCCCGGCCGTCGAGCGCATCCCTGCCGATCTCTTCGATGCTCGGACTG
- a CDS encoding SRPBCC family protein, translating to MLHKAIGAEVRGFVEREYEGKPARVVIASRLYHTHAEDLWEAVTSAERIPRWFTPIEGELRLGGRYQLKGNAGGTITRCEPPKAFDVTWEFGGGMSWVTVRLAEEGKATRLTLEHIMPKGVMEDHWKKYGPAAVGVGWELGFLGLGRHIESGGGIPPEADPAWMVSDEAKAFMRASAEAWAAAHVAAGEAPEVARGMAERTAAFYTGG from the coding sequence ATGCTGCACAAGGCCATTGGCGCCGAGGTCCGTGGGTTCGTCGAGCGCGAGTACGAGGGCAAACCGGCCCGGGTGGTGATTGCCAGCCGCCTCTACCACACCCACGCCGAGGACTTGTGGGAGGCCGTGACCAGCGCGGAGCGCATCCCGCGCTGGTTCACGCCCATCGAGGGCGAGCTGCGCCTGGGTGGCCGGTATCAGCTCAAGGGGAACGCGGGAGGCACCATCACCCGGTGTGAGCCGCCCAAGGCCTTCGACGTCACCTGGGAGTTCGGGGGCGGCATGAGCTGGGTGACCGTCCGCCTGGCCGAGGAGGGCAAGGCCACGCGGCTGACGCTGGAGCACATCATGCCCAAGGGCGTCATGGAGGATCACTGGAAGAAGTACGGGCCCGCCGCCGTGGGCGTGGGCTGGGAGCTGGGCTTTCTGGGCCTGGGCCGCCACATCGAGAGCGGCGGTGGCATTCCTCCGGAAGCGGATCCCGCCTGGATGGTCTCGGACGAGGCCAAGGCCTTCATGCGCGCGAGTGCCGAGGCCTGGGCTGCGGCCCACGTGGCGGCGGGCGAGGCGCCGGAGGTGGCCCGTGGGATGGCTGAGCGCACGGCGGCGTTCTATACGGGCGGCTGA
- a CDS encoding ABC transporter permease: MSLRGARVWRVATEEWRALVRNRVAMIASLTLVALLVTSALLGTEQRNATEAARARYQATADEAFDAQPDRHPHRMVHYGQFVFRPLSALAFFDPGVDGFTGNTVFLEGHRQNSANFSEARQSSLLLRFGQLTPAFVLQTLAPLLILFLAFGAVAREREQGTLRLLLAQGLAPSELAAGKLVAYAGVVAAIAAPALLVLAAAALAGWAPSAPSLLMVSGYLVYLLIWAAAALLVSLLARRARDALIVLVAVWMGGVILAPRILPELALARLPAPARIETDVAIHQELKQIGDSHNPEDPYFASFKAKTLAQYGVEKVEDLPVQWGGLVGMEGERLTSGLFDRHAKEAFEREAGQNRLVRQFGAVSPLIAVRQLSMSLAATDTESHQDFLEQVEQHRYRFVQALNLLQVTKIPNKNAGADPRLSADHWKTLPGFTYRKPEVLQLAGERIHTNLLVLVCWLAALLMGCALAARRLGEATR; encoded by the coding sequence ATGAGCCTCCGGGGCGCGAGGGTGTGGCGGGTCGCCACCGAGGAGTGGCGGGCGCTGGTGCGAAACCGGGTGGCGATGATCGCCAGCCTGACGCTCGTGGCCCTGCTCGTGACTTCCGCCCTCCTGGGGACCGAGCAGCGCAACGCCACGGAGGCGGCCCGGGCCCGCTACCAGGCCACGGCGGACGAGGCGTTCGACGCCCAGCCCGACCGCCATCCGCACCGGATGGTCCACTATGGCCAATTCGTCTTCCGGCCGCTCTCGGCGCTGGCCTTCTTCGATCCGGGGGTGGACGGCTTCACCGGCAACACGGTGTTCCTGGAAGGCCACCGGCAGAACAGCGCCAACTTCAGCGAAGCGCGGCAGTCCTCGCTGCTCTTGCGGTTCGGCCAGCTGACACCGGCCTTCGTGCTGCAAACCCTCGCCCCGCTGCTCATCCTCTTCCTGGCCTTCGGCGCCGTCGCACGCGAGCGCGAGCAGGGAACCCTGCGGCTGCTGCTGGCCCAGGGGCTGGCGCCCTCGGAGCTCGCCGCGGGCAAGCTGGTGGCCTATGCCGGTGTGGTGGCCGCGATCGCCGCGCCGGCGCTCCTGGTGCTCGCCGCGGCGGCGCTCGCGGGTTGGGCCCCCTCCGCCCCGAGCCTGCTGATGGTGTCTGGCTATCTCGTCTACCTGCTCATCTGGGCTGCCGCGGCCCTGCTCGTGTCGCTGCTGGCCCGGCGGGCCCGGGACGCGCTGATCGTCCTGGTCGCGGTCTGGATGGGCGGCGTCATCCTCGCGCCCCGCATCCTTCCCGAGCTCGCCCTGGCGCGGCTCCCGGCACCGGCGCGCATCGAGACGGACGTGGCCATCCACCAGGAGCTCAAGCAGATCGGCGACAGCCACAATCCGGAGGATCCCTACTTCGCCAGCTTCAAGGCGAAGACCCTCGCCCAGTATGGCGTCGAGAAGGTCGAGGATCTGCCGGTTCAATGGGGAGGTCTGGTCGGCATGGAAGGCGAGCGTCTGACAAGTGGATTGTTCGACCGCCACGCAAAGGAAGCCTTCGAGCGCGAGGCCGGACAGAACCGGCTCGTGCGCCAGTTCGGCGCCGTCAGTCCGCTCATCGCCGTGCGCCAGCTCTCCATGAGCCTGGCCGCCACCGACACCGAGAGCCATCAGGACTTCCTCGAACAGGTGGAACAGCACCGTTACCGTTTCGTCCAGGCGCTGAACCTCCTGCAGGTGACGAAGATCCCAAACAAGAACGCCGGAGCCGATCCCCGGCTCTCCGCGGACCATTGGAAGACACTGCCGGGCTTCACCTACCGGAAGCCGGAGGTGCTCCAGCTCGCGGGCGAGCGCATCCACACCAACCTGCTGGTTCTGGTCTGCTGGCTGGCGGCCCTGCTCATGGGGTGCGCGCTGGCGGCCCGCCGTCTCGGGGAGGCCACGCGATGA
- a CDS encoding ArsR/SmtB family transcription factor, translated as MHAFDVLGDPVRRRILELLAEGEHASGEIVAVVQREFGITQSAVSQHLKVLRDSGFATVRVDGPRRLYAMDAAPLAEVDAWLERFRVFWTHRLDALATEVARGKKKRGE; from the coding sequence ATGCATGCCTTCGACGTCCTGGGCGATCCGGTTCGCCGCCGCATCCTCGAGCTGCTGGCGGAGGGTGAGCACGCCTCGGGTGAGATTGTCGCCGTCGTTCAGCGCGAGTTCGGCATCACCCAGTCGGCCGTCTCGCAGCACCTGAAGGTCCTGCGGGACAGCGGCTTCGCCACGGTGCGGGTGGACGGACCCCGGCGGCTCTATGCCATGGACGCCGCGCCCCTGGCGGAGGTGGACGCCTGGCTGGAGCGCTTCCGCGTGTTCTGGACGCACCGGCTGGATGCGCTGGCCACCGAGGTGGCGCGGGGCAAGAAGAAGCGGGGCGAGTAG
- a CDS encoding DUF488 domain-containing protein codes for MPIKTRRWVVPAEPDDGLRVLICRYRPRGVTKAKETWDVWMRELAPSPALFDAFYGKGQTPITLDVYRERYLQEMQAQQDTIAGLAARVDRGETVTLLCSKDCILEQVCHRSLLAELIEAARKR; via the coding sequence ATGCCCATCAAGACCCGGCGCTGGGTCGTGCCCGCGGAGCCGGACGACGGCCTGCGGGTGCTGATCTGCCGCTACAGACCGCGCGGTGTAACCAAGGCGAAGGAGACCTGGGATGTGTGGATGCGGGAGCTCGCGCCCAGTCCCGCGCTCTTCGATGCCTTCTATGGCAAGGGCCAGACGCCCATCACCCTGGACGTCTACCGCGAGCGCTATCTCCAGGAGATGCAGGCCCAGCAGGACACGATCGCCGGGCTGGCGGCCCGGGTAGACCGGGGCGAGACGGTGACCCTGCTCTGCTCCAAGGACTGCATCCTGGAGCAGGTCTGCCACCGCAGCCTCCTGGCCGAGCTGATCGAAGCGGCCCGGAAGCGGTGA
- a CDS encoding ABC transporter ATP-binding protein — protein sequence MSDVVNTGALEAIGLEHRYGSKTVLRGLNFTVAPGQIYALLGGNGAGKSTTLSIFLGLVHPSAGQARVCGHDVAAGPRAARSRLAYVPENVALYEHLSARENIDYFLTIAGSAERSPPHIDEALDAVGLAREAWDKRVGGFSKGMRQKVAIALAIARRVPVLLLDEPTSGLDPRATGGFNRLLDTARARGVATLMVTHDLLSAAEIADRIGFLAQGRLEEELAATGTERFDVRALHQRYAQAGEAP from the coding sequence ATGTCCGACGTTGTGAACACCGGCGCCCTGGAGGCGATCGGACTCGAGCATCGCTATGGGTCGAAGACCGTTCTCCGGGGGCTGAACTTCACCGTGGCGCCTGGACAGATTTACGCCCTGCTCGGCGGCAACGGCGCGGGCAAGTCGACGACGCTCAGCATCTTCCTGGGCTTGGTTCACCCGTCCGCGGGGCAGGCCCGGGTCTGTGGCCACGACGTGGCGGCCGGCCCCCGGGCTGCCCGGTCGCGGCTCGCCTACGTCCCCGAGAACGTGGCCCTCTACGAGCACCTCAGCGCCCGCGAGAACATCGACTACTTCCTGACCATCGCGGGGAGCGCGGAGCGGTCGCCGCCGCACATCGATGAGGCGCTGGATGCGGTCGGGCTGGCGCGCGAGGCCTGGGACAAACGCGTGGGCGGCTTCTCCAAAGGCATGCGCCAGAAGGTGGCCATCGCGCTCGCCATCGCCCGGCGCGTGCCGGTGCTCCTGCTGGACGAGCCCACCTCCGGTCTGGACCCCCGGGCCACGGGCGGCTTCAACCGGCTGCTGGACACGGCCCGCGCCCGGGGCGTGGCCACCTTGATGGTGACGCATGACCTGCTGAGCGCCGCCGAGATCGCCGACCGGATCGGCTTCCTGGCGCAGGGGCGGCTCGAAGAGGAGCTGGCCGCCACCGGCACGGAGCGGTTCGATGTCAGGGCCCTGCATCAGCGCTACGCCCAGGCCGGGGAGGCCCCATGA